GCGTGACTTCGGGGAATGGGAGCCACAACCCGCGGGCGCATGAGGTGGGTTCGGGGCGCGGCGAAAAGCCGGGCGCCCGTGTATCAAGAGCCCACCCATGTCCGACACGCCTCCCGTCGTCGAGCTGAGAGACGTCACCAAGTCCTATGTCGAAGGCGACACCGCGCGCGAGGTGCTCTCCGGGGTGAGCCTGTCGCTCTGGCGCGGTGAGTTCGTCGTGCTGCTGGGTCGCAGCGGCTCGGGCAAGTCCACGCTGCTCAACCTCATCAGCGGCATCGACCTGCCCACGCGCGGCGAGGTGCACGTCGATGGGAAGAACCTGGGCGCGCTGAGCGAGCGGGAGCGGACGTTGCTGCGCCGGGAGCGCGTGGGGTTCATCTTCCAGGCCTTCAACCTGCTGCCCACGTTGACGGTGGAGGAGAACGTGCGGCTGCCGGTGGAGTTGAACGGGAGCGACGCGGCGAAGGCGGGAGCGCGGGCGCGCGAGCTGTTGGAGCAGGTGGGGCTGGCGAACCGCGGGGGCAGCTTCCCGGACCGGCTGTCGGGTGGAGAGCAGCAGCGCGTGGCGGTGGCGCGAGCGCTGGCGCATGCGCCGCCGTTGCTGTTGGCGGATGAGCCCACGGGGAACCTGGACGAGGCCACGGGGCGGCAGGTGCTGGACTTGCTGGAGGGGCTCACTCGGCGGGGACAGGCGTGCGCGCTCGTCGTCACGCACGAGCCGGGGCTGGTGGCTCGCGCGGACCGGGTGCTGGAGATGGTGGGCGGGAGATTGGTGGAGCGCGAGGCGCACCGGAAGGAGCGACCGTGAACCGGTGCATCGCGCACACGGGCGCGTGGGTGGGCGGTCCGGGCCTCGAGCTGGGTGGAGCGAGAGGCGCCGCGAAAGAAGCGCGCGTGAACTGGTGCGGTCGGGGTTCGGAACGGCGCGTCGCGCCTCTGGGCGACCGGAAGTGGGCGCGTTGTCCGGGCATCGAGGGAAGCCGCGGCACTCATGCAGCACGGGATGGGAGGCGCCCGTGAGGAACCTGCTCGTTCGCTCCAGCCTGCGTCACCTGGGGCGGCATCCGTGGCTGACGGCGCTGTCGCTGCTCGGCATCGCGCTGGGCGTGGCGGTGGTGGTGTCCATCGACCTGGCAAGCGGCAGCGCACTTCGTGCCTTCGAGCGCTCCACGGACGCAGTGGCCGGGCGTGCCACGCATCAGCTCGTGGGCGGCACGTCGGGATTGTCGGAGGCCGTGTATCGCGATTTGCGCCTGCGACAGGACGCGCCCGTGGCGGCGCCCGTCGTCGAGGGCTACGTACAGGCCGCCGTCGGGGACCGGCGCACGCTCACGGTGCTGGGCGTGGACCCGTTCATGGAGTCTCCCTTCCGCGCGTATGCGGGAGGCGAAGCGGTCGGTGACGTGAGCGCGCTGCTCACCGAGTCGGGCGCGGTGCTCCTGAGCGAGCGCGCCGCGCGGGCGCTGGGTGTCCGCGCTGGAGAGCGGTTGCCAGTGCGAGTGGAGGGACGTGAGGTCTCGCTGCGTATCGCCGCGCTGCTCGCCCCCGCCGACGAAGACACCGCGCGAGCGCTGGAGGCCCTGGTGCTGACGGACGTGTCCACGGCGCAGGAGGTGCTGGGGCGCATGGGCCGGCTGACGCGCGTGGACCTGCGGCTGACGGAGGAACAGGCGGAGGCGCTGCGCTCGACGCTGCCCGAGGGCGTGGAGGTCGTCCGCTCGTCCGCGCGGGCGAACACGGTGGAGCAGATGACGCGGGCGTTCCGCACCAACCTCACCGCGCTCTCGCTGCTGGCGCTCGTGGTGGGGATGTTCCTCATCTACAACACGATGACGTTCTCCGTGGTGCAGCGGCGCGGACTGTTGGGACGACTGCGCGCGGTGGGAATCACGCGGAACGAGCTGTTCGCGTTGGTGCTCGGTGAGGCGCTGGTGCTCGGCGTCGTGGGCACCGTGGCGGGGCTGCTGCTCGGCATCCTGTTGGGACGCGGGTTGGTGGGGCTCATCACCCAGACCATCAATGACCTCTACTTCGTGGTGAGCGTGCGCGGGCTGGCGCTGGAGCCGTTCACGCTGGCCAAGGGGTTGGCGCTGGGACTGGGCGCGACGGTGCTCGCGGCGCTGGTGCCAGCATGGGAGGCCGCGCGCTCGGCTCCGGCGACGACGCTGCGACGCTCGACGCTGGAGGATGTGTCGAGGACTCGCGCACCCCGGCTCGCATTGCTTGGAGTCGCGGTGCTGGCGGTGGGCGTGGGGCTCTTGAGCTGGTCCACGCCGGCGCTGTTCCCCGCGTATGTGGGCTTGTTCGCCGTGCTGCTCGGCGCGGCGTTGTTGGTGCCGTGGGTGACGGAGCGCCTGTCGCTGTACGCGGCGCTGCCGTTAGGGCTCTCATTCGGATTGCTCGGGCGCATGGCCGCGCGCGGGGTGCGGACCAGCCTGAGCCGCACGGCGGTGGCGCTGGCGGCGCTGATGGTGGCGGTGGCGACGACGGTGGGCGTGGGGCTGATGGTGTCCAGCTTCCGGGGCACGGTGTTGTCGTGGCTGGAGACGTCGCTCCAGGCGGACGTGTTCATCTCGCCGCCGTCACTGGTCGCGCGGCGGGGTGGCGCCACGATGGTGCCGGGGCTTGCCGAGAAGCTCCGGGCGACACCGGGCATCGCGGGCAGCAGCACGTTGCGCGTGGCGCTGGTGCGCGCGGATGAGATTCCCACGGACCTGATCGCCGTCGACTTCAGCCAATCCCCAGCGCGGCCCTATCGCTTCAAGGAGGGCGGCGACGAGGCCGCGGTGTGGCGCGAGCTGGATGCGTCGGAAGACTCGCTCGTTGTCTCGGAGCCCTTCGCGTTCCATCGGCGCGTGAAGGTGGGCGACACGGTGCGGCTCTCCACGGACCGTGGGCCCCATGACTTCAAGGTGGCCGGTGTGTACTTCGACTACGGCTCCGACGTGGGGACGATGCTGATGCCTCGCGCCACGTATGACCGCTGGTTCGACGACCGGGGCGTCAGCGGCGTCGCGCTGTACGCGGCACCAGGACAGGACGTGGACGCACTGGTGAACATCGTGCGAGCGCAGGCGGGGGATGAACAGGCGCTGCTGGTGCGCCCGAATCGCTCGCTACGACAGTCGTCGATGGAGGTGTTCGACCGCACGTTCACGATTACGCAGGTGCTGCGGCTGCTGGCCATCGGCGTGGCGTTCGTGGGCGTGCTGAGCGCGTTGATGTCGTTGCAACTGGAGCGCTCGCGCGAGTTCGCGGTGCTTCGCGCGATGGGACTGACGCCAGGGCAACTGTGGGGACTGGTGTCGCTCCAGACGGGGCTTTTGGGGTTGCTGGCGGGGTTGTTCTCCATGCCGTTGGGCGTGGGGCTGGCGTACATCCTGGTGCACGTCATCAACCAGCGCTCCTTCGGGTGGACGCTGCGGCTCGCGGTGACGTCGGAGACGTTGGGTCAGGCGATGTTGCTGGCGCTGGTGGCCTCGGCGCTGGCGGGGCTGTACCCGGCATGGCGGATGGCGAGAGCCAATCCCGCGCTCGCGTTGAGGGAGGAGTGACGCCATGAGCAACGGCCGAGGGCTCGTCATCGGGACGGCGGTGGTGCTGGTGGTGCTGGCGGTGGCGGCGTACTTCGTGACGCGCGAGACGGAGCTACCGCCCCTGGCGCGGGGCGGCACGTTGACGGTGGCGTCGGCGCTCGGCGGGAGCGACGGTGGAATGGAGGGCTATGCGCGGGCCTTCGAGCCGCGTGAGTTCCACTTCCCCGAGGACCACGGTCCGCATCCGGAGTTCCGCACGGAGTGGTGGTACTGGACGGGGAATCTGGAGACGGCGGACGGACGGGCGTTCGGGTATCAGTTCACGCTGTTCCGCAATGCGCTGTCGCCGACGGAGTCGCAGCGTGACTCGGCGTGGGGAGCGCGGCAGGTGTACCTGGGGCACTTCACGGTGACGGACGTGGCGGCGGGGCGGTTCCACGTCGCGGAGCGCTACAGCCGGGCCGCGCTGGGACTGGCGGGGGCGAGCACGCAGCCGTTCAAGGTGTGGTTGGAGAGCTGGGAGGCCACGAGCGCGGGCGCATCAATGTGGCCGGTGCGGCTGCGCGCGCAGGGTGAGGAGGTGACGTTGGAGTTGTTGTTGGAGCCGGGCAAGCCGCCGGTGCTCGAGGGTGAGCGGGGGTTGAGCCAGAAGAGCGCGGAGCCGGGGAACGCGTCGTACTACTACTCGATGACGCGGATGCCCTCGCGGGGCACCGTGAAGGTGGAGGGACAGACGTACGCGGTGACGGGTGAGAGCTGGATGGACCGTGAGTGGAGCACCAGCGCGCTGGGACCGGACCAGGTGGGCTGGGATTGGTTCTCGCTGCAGCTCTCCGACGGCAGCGAGCTGATGTACTACCAGTTGCGCAAGAAGGACGGCTCGGTGGACCCGTTCAGCTCGGGGACGTGGGTTCCTCCCGTGGGCGCGGCGGACAGTGCGTCGGTGCATCTGACCCGGGACGACGTGGAGCTGTCGGTGCTGGGTACGTGGAAGAGCCCTCGCGGTGGGGAGTATCCATCGCGGTGGCGGCTGCGGGTGGCGAAGCTCGGGTTGGAGCTGACGGTGACGCCGAAGCTCGCGGACCAAGAGCTGCCGGTGAGCGTGCGCTACTGGGAGGGCACGGTGACGCTGGAAGGCGCCCGTGCGGGCCAGCCGGTGCGCGGACGCGGCTACGTGGAACTGACCGGCTACGCGGACACACACGCCACCACGCGTCGGCCGGAGACCCGGGCCCGTGGGACACCGGAGACTCGCGGCGGTAAATGAGGCACACGCCTCGAATCCGATACAACCCTCAGCGCCATGACAAACACTCACAACAAAGCCTAGGCTTCTCCCCTTACCCGGGGGGACGTCATGAGCAATGACAGTGCAGTCAGCACCAGCCAAGGTACGCCCGCAGTCACCGATACCACCGCGCCAGCCTTGGTGGCCGTCGCACCTCGCGTCAGCGACACGCCTGCTTCCGTCCAGCAGGCGAACAAGCCCTGGCTGGCGTACTTCACCACCGCCCTCCCGCTGGCCAGCGTCGCGGCGGCGTGGCACCTGCCCGCTGGCTGGAACTTCATCGGCGTGGCGCTCGCCCTCACGGCCTTCCTCGCCGCGCTCGGAGTGACCATCACGGGCTCGCCCCTCGGTGTGCTCATCAACGAGCGCAACCTCATGAGCCTGTCGCGCCTCCAGGCCGCCACGTGGACCGTCATCGTCCTCTCCGGCTACCTCACCCTCGCCATCCTTCGCGTCCGGGACGGCATCTCCCCTCCGCTCGACATCGCCATCCCCCAGGAGCTCTGGTGGGCCATGGGCATCTCCACCACCTCCCTGCTCGGCACGCCCCTGCTCCTCACCAACAAGCGCTCGAAGACGCCTGACTCCCGCGTCGTCGACAACACCGCCGCCCAGCTCGCCGAATCCCCCGAGGACATCCAGTCCCAGAGCCAGGGCGCCCTCTATGCCAACAAGGACATCCACGACGCCCGGCTCGCCGACATGTTCCAGGGCGACGAGGTCGGCAACACCGCCCAGCTCGACCTCGCCAAGGTGCAGATGTTCTATTTCACCGTCATCGCCGCGGTGAGCTACTTCGTCAGCCTCGCCACGCTCCTCCAAAAACCCGGCAGCGTGTCGAGCCTGCCCGCGCTCTCCCAGGGCTTCATCGCCCTGCTCGCCATCAGCCACGGCGGCTACCTGGTCAGCAAGACCACCGACCACTCCAACTCGAAGCCCGCCTGACGCACCGCCCACCGTATGCTCGGGCCCGCTCGTGACGCCGCGCGCCCGAGCACGGAGGAGCCGTGCCCAGACCCCTGGTGGACGTGGACTCGGCGCCCGCGTCCGCCTTCTGCCTCACCGACGCCCTGTCCCCCTCCACCTCCCCGTGGCACACCCACCGTCGCCACCAGCTCCTCTACGCCGCCAGCGGCGCCCTCCACCTCGAGGTCGCCGAGGCCCAGTGGCTCCTGCCTCCCCAACGCGCCGCCTGGCTCGCCGCCGGCACCCGCCACCGCGTCCGCACCACCCAGCCCGCCACCCTCTGCACCGTCTACCTGAAGCCCTCGCGCGTCCCCTCCGCGCCCTCCGGCGACTGCCGCGTCTTCGTCCTGCCACCCCTCGCCCGCGAGATGCTCCTCCACTCCACCCGCTGGGGCCCCGAGCGCTCACCTCGCGACCCCGTCGCGGAGAGCTTCTTCTCCACCCTCGCGCACCTCTTGTCCGAGTGGAGCGCGGAGCCTCGCGACTGGCGCCTGCCCCGCGCTCGCACACCCGAGCTGGAGCGCGCCATGGCCTACACCCTGGCCCACCTCTCTGGCCCCGTCACCCTCGCGGGCGCGGCGAAGGCCGCGGGACTCTCCCAACGCACCCTCGCCCGCCGCTTCGATGACGAGGCGGGCACCTCCTGGCGCCGCTTCCTCCACGACGCCCGCATGCTGCGCGCCATGGAGCTGCTCGCCGAGGACGGCGCCCGCGTCACCCAGACCGCCTACGCCGTGGGCTTCGAGAGCCTCGCCGCCTTCACCCACGCCTTCACCGCCTTCACCGGCGAGCGCCCCCGCGACTTCCGCCAACGCGTCGCCGAGGGCACCACGCCGCTCCCCTCCCCTACCCGCCGCAAGCGACGCGGTTGACCAGGCCATACACGCCGTAGCCCACCAGGTACGGCAGCTTCAGCTCCGGGAACGCCGCCACCGCGCGCTGCTCCAACTGACCGTAGTGCGTCGACGCCTGCGCACCGCACAGTTCCGGCTTGCGCTCGCCCAGCTCCGCCGCGTACCCCTCCACCAGCGTCACCATCCCGTCCAGATACCGCCGCTGCGCTTCAATCGCATCCATCACCGGCGCGCTGTCCCCCCGCCCGCCATGCACCGTGGCCCGAGGCCACGCGGACAACTCCCCCAGCGCCGCCTTCCATGACGCCACGTCCGGCACCACCTTGCCCTCGCGCACCCCACCCTCCAGCCACGCGTGCGCGCCGTGGTGCACCAAATCCCCCACGACGAGCGCCTCGCTCCCCGGCACGTACGCCACCGTCTGCGTCACCGTCACACCCGAGTGCTTCAGCTCCGTCAGCTCCACCTTCGCGCCCCCTTCGAGCGGCAGCGAGTAGCTCCCCGTGAAGGTGACCTCCACCGTGGCCTCGGCCGGATAGGTCTCCTCCGTGAAGGCCTTCGCGACATTCACCCAATAGAACTTCTTGTACGCGTGCACGGCGGGAATCGCCTCGGCGGTGGCCTTGCTCGCCACCACCTTCGCCCCCACGCGCTGGAACACCGCCGCGCCGTTGAACTTGTCCGGGTTCGGATGCGTGATGACCACGTAGCGGATGGGGTGCGCGGTGCGCGCGCGGATGTGCTCCAGCACCTTGTTCGCCTCCCCTTCCGTGAACTGCGCGTCGAACACCACCACCTCCGCGCCCGTGTCATAGAAGAACGAGTGCGTGTCGAAC
The Myxococcus fulvus DNA segment above includes these coding regions:
- a CDS encoding ABC transporter ATP-binding protein: MSDTPPVVELRDVTKSYVEGDTAREVLSGVSLSLWRGEFVVLLGRSGSGKSTLLNLISGIDLPTRGEVHVDGKNLGALSERERTLLRRERVGFIFQAFNLLPTLTVEENVRLPVELNGSDAAKAGARARELLEQVGLANRGGSFPDRLSGGEQQRVAVARALAHAPPLLLADEPTGNLDEATGRQVLDLLEGLTRRGQACALVVTHEPGLVARADRVLEMVGGRLVEREAHRKERP
- a CDS encoding FtsX-like permease family protein, whose protein sequence is MRNLLVRSSLRHLGRHPWLTALSLLGIALGVAVVVSIDLASGSALRAFERSTDAVAGRATHQLVGGTSGLSEAVYRDLRLRQDAPVAAPVVEGYVQAAVGDRRTLTVLGVDPFMESPFRAYAGGEAVGDVSALLTESGAVLLSERAARALGVRAGERLPVRVEGREVSLRIAALLAPADEDTARALEALVLTDVSTAQEVLGRMGRLTRVDLRLTEEQAEALRSTLPEGVEVVRSSARANTVEQMTRAFRTNLTALSLLALVVGMFLIYNTMTFSVVQRRGLLGRLRAVGITRNELFALVLGEALVLGVVGTVAGLLLGILLGRGLVGLITQTINDLYFVVSVRGLALEPFTLAKGLALGLGATVLAALVPAWEAARSAPATTLRRSTLEDVSRTRAPRLALLGVAVLAVGVGLLSWSTPALFPAYVGLFAVLLGAALLVPWVTERLSLYAALPLGLSFGLLGRMAARGVRTSLSRTAVALAALMVAVATTVGVGLMVSSFRGTVLSWLETSLQADVFISPPSLVARRGGATMVPGLAEKLRATPGIAGSSTLRVALVRADEIPTDLIAVDFSQSPARPYRFKEGGDEAAVWRELDASEDSLVVSEPFAFHRRVKVGDTVRLSTDRGPHDFKVAGVYFDYGSDVGTMLMPRATYDRWFDDRGVSGVALYAAPGQDVDALVNIVRAQAGDEQALLVRPNRSLRQSSMEVFDRTFTITQVLRLLAIGVAFVGVLSALMSLQLERSREFAVLRAMGLTPGQLWGLVSLQTGLLGLLAGLFSMPLGVGLAYILVHVINQRSFGWTLRLAVTSETLGQAMLLALVASALAGLYPAWRMARANPALALREE
- a CDS encoding lipocalin-like domain-containing protein — protein: MSNGRGLVIGTAVVLVVLAVAAYFVTRETELPPLARGGTLTVASALGGSDGGMEGYARAFEPREFHFPEDHGPHPEFRTEWWYWTGNLETADGRAFGYQFTLFRNALSPTESQRDSAWGARQVYLGHFTVTDVAAGRFHVAERYSRAALGLAGASTQPFKVWLESWEATSAGASMWPVRLRAQGEEVTLELLLEPGKPPVLEGERGLSQKSAEPGNASYYYSMTRMPSRGTVKVEGQTYAVTGESWMDREWSTSALGPDQVGWDWFSLQLSDGSELMYYQLRKKDGSVDPFSSGTWVPPVGAADSASVHLTRDDVELSVLGTWKSPRGGEYPSRWRLRVAKLGLELTVTPKLADQELPVSVRYWEGTVTLEGARAGQPVRGRGYVELTGYADTHATTRRPETRARGTPETRGGK
- a CDS encoding AraC family transcriptional regulator — translated: MPRPLVDVDSAPASAFCLTDALSPSTSPWHTHRRHQLLYAASGALHLEVAEAQWLLPPQRAAWLAAGTRHRVRTTQPATLCTVYLKPSRVPSAPSGDCRVFVLPPLAREMLLHSTRWGPERSPRDPVAESFFSTLAHLLSEWSAEPRDWRLPRARTPELERAMAYTLAHLSGPVTLAGAAKAAGLSQRTLARRFDDEAGTSWRRFLHDARMLRAMELLAEDGARVTQTAYAVGFESLAAFTHAFTAFTGERPRDFRQRVAEGTTPLPSPTRRKRRG
- a CDS encoding MBL fold metallo-hydrolase is translated as MRGFEMKKVVWLLGALLGMGCAGTKAGLGEARLERYTSDASGFDTHSFFYDTGAEVVVFDAQFTEGEANKVLEHIRARTAHPIRYVVITHPNPDKFNGAAVFQRVGAKVVASKATAEAIPAVHAYKKFYWVNVAKAFTEETYPAEATVEVTFTGSYSLPLEGGAKVELTELKHSGVTVTQTVAYVPGSEALVVGDLVHHGAHAWLEGGVREGKVVPDVASWKAALGELSAWPRATVHGGRGDSAPVMDAIEAQRRYLDGMVTLVEGYAAELGERKPELCGAQASTHYGQLEQRAVAAFPELKLPYLVGYGVYGLVNRVACGG